The DNA region TAGAAGGGAGAGATCTTGAACGTGATGTCGCTGTTGTGGAACCGGTGCTCCCACGAGAAGTCGTAGTTGTTCGAGTATTGGATCGGATTATCGTGTGCCGGCGTCGTGAACCCGAGACCCCAGAATCGGCTGAAGTCGAAGTTCGCGGCGCGTTTACCCGATTGGTCCGCATACTGCTCGAACGCGGTTTCGGTCGGCTGCGTGTATTTGCCGGCCGAGAAACGCAACACGTCATCCGGAGACAGCGTGTACGTTCCGCTCACGCGCGGCGAAAGTGCCAAACGCGTGAACTGGCCGGGGCTTTGCGCGGTGTATTGCAACGGTCCGCACGTGACGCAGCCTGGGATATTTCCGGTCGGATGCAGGCCTGTTTGGCCCGACGGCGCCGGACCGCACGAGGCGAGCGGAGTCGAGGTAACCTTCAGCGCCGGCGGGATCGGTTGACCCGGCGTCAGTGGCGAGAACTGCGGCAGTCCGGTTCCCGGATCGTAGCACAGCACTTGCGCGTATGCGTTGAACCAGAAGTTGAACTCCGAATTGTTCAGGTTCGCCAGGTTGTACTGATAGGACTCGTACCGAAGGCCGAGATTCAGGTCGAGTTTATCGTTCGGCTTGAACTCGTCTTCCAGCGCGACCGATGTAAAGACCGGCCGGACCGTGTTGTACGTACCTTGCCCGCTCGGCACCGTGACGAGCCAGTTGGACGTACCAGCGTTGAAGCTGTTGCATCCCGGCGTTCCCACAAGGGTTCCGCCGACGCCGCAAGCTACGGCGAGGTTCGTCGGTGTCGGGCCTACGCGACCGCTCGTTGCCGGGAACGGGAACGTTCCATAAGCACCCGAGTCGTCGCAATTCCACGGCTGCCCCGTCGTCCTGTTGTAGCAGATCGGGTTGGCCGGATTACCGTTGGTCCAATCCGTTACGCCCGTGCGCGATCCGGCGTAGCCGGATTCCCACGAACCGTTGTTCCAGCGCGCCACGGAGGCCGTCGTGTAGTTAGCCGTGAGACGCAGCAGGTTTTGCGGATTGAACTGATCGGCGAATTGGAACTCTGCACCGCGCGTGTGCGTGGTGAGCTCGTAGTCGGCCGTGCCGTCGCCACCGTATGCACCGGTGACCAGGCCGTCGAGGTAGGCCGTGCCTGCCGCGACCGGACCGCTGATGAGCCAGTCGGAGTAGAACGTGTACGCGAAGAGACGCGCATAGGCGTTGCTGCCGATGTTCTTCGTGTACTGCGCTTTGACGATTCCGACGTCGTTCCAGAAGCCGTCCTTCAGCGTCGCCGGCTGGCCGGAGCTCTTACTCCCGTTTGCTTGACAGTTGCCTGCAAGCGCGTTACCGAACGAACAGGGAGCGTTGAGCGAACGGTTCGTCGGCGAGTTCGGGAAGTAGTACGGATTGGCAACCGCTGTGCTCGCCAGTTGGCCGAACGCCGTGCCCGGCGCCCAAATGAGCGAGTCCATGTACGGTAACGGCGCGTTGTTTGCGGCGCAGCCGATGCGTCCGAACTGTGTGCCCCAGAAGTTCTCATACCCGCAGAGACCTGGGAACTGGCTACTTCCAGTGCTGTAGATCGAGTACGGCGTCAGCAGGTTGCTGATGTTCTGATAGCCGCCCGCGTCAACGGCAGCGTCGCCGTTGAGTTGGTACTGCATCGAGTTGTCGTACAAGAGCTGCAGATCGTCGCGGCCGCTGTCATTTTTGTGCGGAAGCGCGAAGTGCAGATTGATGACGTTGTCCCGCTCGTAAATGTCCGAGAGGACCGTTTGGAACGGATAGTATCCGTTGCAGGCGCCGTTGAATGGACCTGGATTCGCGGCGGTCGTCCCGAGCGGCAGACCGGCGTTCGCGCCGGTAGCTTGGCACGGTGCGAACGGTCCGTTCGCGAAGAATTCAGCCGATCCACAATTCACACCAGTACCAAGGCACTGGGCAAGATTGAAATCGGGTGGCCCAATATTAATGTCGCCGTCGACGGCGCCGAGCCAGTTGGCGATCTGGGCCGAGCCCAGAATGCCTTGCGAGCTCATGCCGTTCGAGGCGATATTGCTCAGGTTATTCCAGTTTCCGGCCGGGAAGTGCTGGTTGTAACCTTGGACTCCGACGTAGTACGAGAACGTACGATTCGGATTTGCGCCGCCCGCTTCAGCCGTCAAGGCATGGTAGAACCCGGGTGCGCCGATGCCGCCTTTGAGCGTACCGAAGCCCGGATACGTTCCGGTCTTGATGACTTGGTTGATGAAACCGCCGAGCGTTGCGGACGATGCGCCGGAAGGCGATCCGCCCGTATAGACTTGCAGTTCCTGTTGGCCCAAGCTCGCGAGCGAGTTGGCCTGATAGTTGTCGAACGCGCGGTTCACCGGAACGCCGTCGAACTCGTAGCCGATTTGGCTATACGCGCTTCCGCGGATGTAGAACACCTGTCCCCAACCCGCATTACCGATATAAGAGGTAACGCCCGGTTGCGAATAGATGCCCGAGTACGCTTGGTTCAAGTTGAAACCGCCGCCGCTGCCCGAGACGACTTGCTGCGTCGCGGCATTGACGGAGTAAACGTCCGCGGTGGTACCGGGCTTGACCAGATTACCGGCAGCCCGTGCCGTGACGTTTGCGATCGTTCTTAACGATGGTGAGATGTTGAGTGACAGTGTGTGCGATTGGTCCGCAAACACAGTGATTCCTGACTGTGACGCGCTGTTGTAGCCCGTCTTCGTTGCCGAGACGGTATACGTGTCAGGCGCCAAAGTGAAGAACCGGTAGTTCCCCCCAGCATCCGTTGTGGCTGTAGCGGATTGTGACGGCGAGACGGCAGTAACCGTCGCATCGGCAACGGGTTTGCCCGTTGTCGCATCCATCACTTGTCCGGTAATGCTACCTGTGGTGCCCGCCAGTGCCCATGTTCCCTGGGAGAGCATTGCCACGAGTAGCAAGATGGCCACGAACGCATGCCTGAGTCGGAATTTTGGCATGGTTCCTCCTATTTTGTGAGGCCAGTTGACATGTCGCCCGGGCATGCGAACCTAAAGTCGCAGACCCGTGCGGCTACGAGAGCCTTCTTTTCACAGATTCTTAATCCTCTGGGAGGCTCCTGAGGGGAAATATGCCCTAAACAGGCAGGCCCTTAAACGGCGGCGGGCATCCGTTGAGCCAAAAGGCCCGGGATGGCGGAGGGCCGGTCCGCGACCGGGACGCCGGCGGCCTCAAAGGCCGCGATCTTGCTCTGAGCCGTCCCGAAGGCCCCGGAAATGATGGCTCCGGCGTGCCCCAGCGACTTGCCCGGCGGGGCGTTGCGGCCACCGACAAAGGCCACGACCGGCATCTGCGACATGTGCTCCTTAATGAAAGCCGCCGCGTCCTCTTCGTCGGATCCGCCAATCTCGCCGCAGAGCACGAGCGCCTCGGTCTGCCGGTCGTTGGCAAACTCCCGCAGGCAGTCCACGAAGGTGGTGCCGATGATTGGATCGCCGCCGATTCCGACGCACGTCGACTGTCCAAATCCGGCGCGCGTCAGCAAATCAACGACCTCGTACGTGAGCGTGCCGGATCGCGAGACGAGCCCGACGTTGCCTTCCTTAAAGACATGGCCCGGCATAATGCCGATTAACGATTTTCCCGGCGAGATCAAACCGGGACAGTTCGGCCCGATGATGCGCATGCCGGGCGTCGTGGCGACGACCTTCAGGACGTCGTGGACGGGAATGCCCTCGGTGATGCAGACCGCAAAGGTTATGCCGGCGTCGTACGCCTCGAAAAGCGCATCGGCTGCAAACGGCGGCGGCACGAAGATGCACGTGTGCGTCGCGCCGGTCGCGTCGACCGCATCGCGCACCGTGTCGAAGACGGGCAATCCATGCTCGCTCTTCTGTCCGCCTTTGCCCGGCGTCACGCCGCCCAGAATGTTCGTGCCGTACTCCAGCATGCGTCCCGCGTGATACGAGCCTTCGCTGCCGGTAATGCCCTGCACGATCACCTTGGTATTTTTATCGAGGAAGATACTCATACAATTGTCATCGTGAGGTATCGAGTCCTGAGCAGTGGTCGAAGGGGCGCGAGCGTATGCGAGCGGCCCTGAGGTAACGAAGGGTTACGCATTCGCCAACTCCACAGCTCTTGCGGCGCCCTCGTCCATGGTTTCAACCGGCGTCATCTTGGCCTCGGCAAGAATGCGACGGCCTTCTTCTTCGTTCGTGCCGGTTAAGCGGATGACGAGCGGCACTTTGCGCGACTTTGTCGTGTCGATCGCCTCCACGATGCCCTTTGCCACTTCATCGCAGCGCGTGATGCCGCCGAAGATGTTGATGAAGATGACCTTCGCTCCCGTGTGGTTGACGACGAGTTCGTAACACTTGCGGACGCGCTCGGCGTTCGCGCCGCCGCCGACGTCCAGGAAGTTCGCAAAGTTACCGCCCGCGTTTTTCACCGCGTCCATTGTCGCCATAGCGAGTCCCGCGCCGTTAGCGATTGTGCCGATGTTTCCGTCGAAGCGGCGGAAGTTGCGCGTGCCGAGTCCAGCCTCCGCAGCCAGCTGCTCGTCCTCATCCAGCGGCAGCGTCTCTTCCCACTTCTTGAACTCGGGATTCTTGAAAAGCGCGTCGTCGTCGAGCTCGACTTTTGAGTCGGATGCGAAAACGCGGCCATCCGTCGTTAGCACGAGCGGGTTGATCTCGATCAGTTTCGCTCCGTAGCGGAAAAACAGATCGTAGATGCCGCCGGCAATCGCCGGGAACGCTTTACGGTAACCGGGATCGAGCTCCGCTTTGAAAGCCAGATCGCGACCGATGAACGGCGAGTAGCCGATCGCGGTGTCTATAAAGAACTTGGCGATCGACTCGGGATGTTTTTCCGAGACTTCTTCGATGTCCATTCCGCCGAAGCGGCTGACCATCATCACGGGCCGCTTGGTCGTACGATCGATGGCAATCGCGCAGTACGCTTCCTTGGCAATCGGCAGCTTTTCTTCTACCAGGATCGAGTTCACCGGTTCGCCTTTTGGATTCTGACGATTCGGCGGCATCGGCGTGGCCATGATATCGTGCGCGACGGTTTTGGCTTCGGCAGCGTTCTTTGCGAACTTTACTTTGCCGGCTTTGCCGCGTCCGCCCATCAGCACTTGGGCCTTGATGACCCATTCGCCGGCGTTGGTTTTGACGAAGTTTCCCGCGTCGTCCGCGGTCGTGGCGTGCTGTCCGCGCGGCACGGGAATCCCGGCGCGGCGAAACAGTTCCTTGCCCTGGTGCTCCATTAAGTTCATACGGGGTTGTCGAGATGTTCCTTCGGCGTGATTGGTACCTGCTGGGGCCCTTCGACAAGCTTCGCTTGCTCAGGACAGGCTGTATCGATGGCTACAGGCGGCTTGTGAAACTCGCACGCAAATTTGTGTCATCCTGAGCCTGTCGAAGGGCCCGTACGCTCCAGCCTCATCCCTTGAGGTGGGTTGACGGTGTGATAGAGTTGGGTGGCTGGTCAGGCACGTCACACCATCAAAAGAGGCGCTCACGGAGGAGCGCCTCTTTTTATTTATGCTCGTGTCGCGGTGAGAATAGGCGCGCTAGTCGACTCGAATGAGAACTGCGTCCCCTTGGCCGCCGCCGCTGCAGATCGCCGCAATCCCGTAACCGCCGCCGCGCTTGCGCAACTGGTTGATGACGGTACCGATGAGCCGCGCGCCCGAGGCGCCGATCGGATGGCCCATCGCGACCGCACCCCCGAAGCGATTGATGTTTTCCGGATCTAATCCGAGGCGCTTGGCCGAAACCAGCGCGACCGCCGAAAATGCCTCGTTGATCTCCCACACGTCGATTTGCTCTTTACGCAAACCCGTCTTCGCAAGCAGTTTGGACGCGGCCATCGCCGGCGTCAGCGCGATATACGGCGAGTCCCACGCGACGGTCGCGTGGTCCAGAATCGTCGCCAGCGCGGAATGCCAATGTGACTTTGCATACTCCGAACTCGCCAGCACCAGCGCCGCAGCGCCGTCGTTCACGCCGGGTGCGTTGGCCGCGGTAATCGTTCCGTCTTTGTCGATCGGTTTGAGCTTGGCCATGGCTTCCAAGTTCGCGTCGGCGCGAACGGATTCGTCGCGGTCGACCGTCGTGCTCGGCACATCGCCGGTGACGAACGGCGCCCACTCGCCGTAGTTCAACGTGAACTCTTTGGAGGGCTGATGCTCCCACACGGCATCCGCCGCACCATTTGAAGAGCCGGCCGCTACCGGAACGCGCGCTCGCGCCGGTTCCGGAAGTTTGTCGACGACGATCTTACCCTTGGCTTTGGTTGCGACGCGCAGCGGCACGATCTCATCCGAAAGTTCGCCTGTGTTCTGCGCTTCGGTTGCGCGCCGATGACTCTCGTGCGCAAAGCGATCTTGCTCTTCGCGCGTGACGCCGAGCTCGTTCGCGACCTTCGTCCCTTGCGCCGCCATCGTCATCGGAAAGTAGTAATCCCAAAGGCCGTCGTGAATCATCGCGTCGATCAGCCGGCCGTCGCCGAAACGATAGCCCGTACGTGCGTCCTTTAAAAGGTAGGGCGCATTCGTCATGGACTCCATGCCGCCGGCGCCGGCCAGCGAATTGCTGCCTTCATTTATAAGGCGCGCCGCATTGACCACGGCGAGCAGTCCGGATGCGCAGACCTTATTGACGGTCTCGGCGGTAACCGTTTTTGCAAGACCGCTCTTGAAGCCGACCTGACGTGCGGGATTTTGTCCGGCGCCGGCTTGCAGCACTTGCCCGAAGACGAGATGCTCGATTTCGGCGGGATCGACGCCCGAGCGTTCGATCGCCGCTACCAGCGCGGCCGCGCCGAGGGTCGTTGCCTCGAGCGAACCTAGGCCGCCGCTCAAGCGGCCGAACGGCGTGCGCGCCATACCGACGACGACAGTCTTTGAGTCCATCATGGTTAGCGCATTCGCGCCGGCTCGGATGCCGTCCCGCGGGGTTGCGTGCAGACGACGCGCTCGTCCGGGCCGCAGCTTTCGCATTCGAATTGAAGCGTGACGTGGGTTATGCCGTAGCGTGCGCGCAGCAGGCCGTCGATCTCGCGGGCGATCGCGGTCGCTTCGCTAACGCGGCGATCGTCAACTAAGATGTGCGCCGAAAGCGCGCGGTCCCCGGTGCCGATAGTCCAAACGTGCAGATCGTGTACCGCTACGATGCCGGGCACGGGCGCCAAAGAATCGCGCACGTCTTCGATGCTCATGCCGCGCGGCGTCGCTTCGAGCAAGATGTCGGCGGCGTCGCGTACGATGCGGACCACGCCGACGACGATGATGGCCGCGACGAAAAGCGTCAAGGCCGGATCGATCCAGGCCGCGCCTGTCAGCGCGATCGCGGCGCCACCGGCGATTACCGCAAGCGCGCCCAGCGCATCGCCGCAGACGTGAAAGATCGCGGCCTGCACGTTCAGGTTCTCGGCGCGGTCGCGCATGAGCAGCAAGCCCACGAACGCATTCACGACAAAGCCGAATCCGGCAACGGCCGCCATCAGCGTTCCTTGCGGATGGTACGGCACGAAGAAGCGGTGGATCGCTTCGTAGATGATGAAGAACGTCGCCGCGAGCAAGAGCGTGCCGTTGGCGAGCGCTCCCAAGATTTCAAGGCGTCCGTAGCCGAATGTCTTGCGTAGATTTGCCGGACGCGCAGCACCG from Candidatus Rubrimentiphilum sp. includes:
- a CDS encoding TonB-dependent receptor; translated protein: MPKFRLRHAFVAILLLVAMLSQGTWALAGTTGSITGQVMDATTGKPVADATVTAVSPSQSATATTDAGGNYRFFTLAPDTYTVSATKTGYNSASQSGITVFADQSHTLSLNISPSLRTIANVTARAAGNLVKPGTTADVYSVNAATQQVVSGSGGGFNLNQAYSGIYSQPGVTSYIGNAGWGQVFYIRGSAYSQIGYEFDGVPVNRAFDNYQANSLASLGQQELQVYTGGSPSGASSATLGGFINQVIKTGTYPGFGTLKGGIGAPGFYHALTAEAGGANPNRTFSYYVGVQGYNQHFPAGNWNNLSNIASNGMSSQGILGSAQIANWLGAVDGDINIGPPDFNLAQCLGTGVNCGSAEFFANGPFAPCQATGANAGLPLGTTAANPGPFNGACNGYYPFQTVLSDIYERDNVINLHFALPHKNDSGRDDLQLLYDNSMQYQLNGDAAVDAGGYQNISNLLTPYSIYSTGSSQFPGLCGYENFWGTQFGRIGCAANNAPLPYMDSLIWAPGTAFGQLASTAVANPYYFPNSPTNRSLNAPCSFGNALAGNCQANGSKSSGQPATLKDGFWNDVGIVKAQYTKNIGSNAYARLFAYTFYSDWLISGPVAAGTAYLDGLVTGAYGGDGTADYELTTHTRGAEFQFADQFNPQNLLRLTANYTTASVARWNNGSWESGYAGSRTGVTDWTNGNPANPICYNRTTGQPWNCDDSGAYGTFPFPATSGRVGPTPTNLAVACGVGGTLVGTPGCNSFNAGTSNWLVTVPSGQGTYNTVRPVFTSVALEDEFKPNDKLDLNLGLRYESYQYNLANLNNSEFNFWFNAYAQVLCYDPGTGLPQFSPLTPGQPIPPALKVTSTPLASCGPAPSGQTGLHPTGNIPGCVTCGPLQYTAQSPGQFTRLALSPRVSGTYTLSPDDVLRFSAGKYTQPTETAFEQYADQSGKRAANFDFSRFWGLGFTTPAHDNPIQYSNNYDFSWEHRFHNSDITFKISPFYRDTHNQIETVVLAPGFVSGTNTGHQHSYGVEVGIQKGDPTRDGWSGQLSYTYTNALVQYGNLPSGTNSIDYLNTYISAFNKLTSAGGGSPCYNGGVGVACPANFAANPTTIVNPYFNMASQPLLDRMGWYQPYPNEAPNAPYDQGGAQSAIWPHQFSGWIQYKKGRFAIAPNFTMISGAYYGSPTDTYGTDPRTCAQNQSAAISPTGTPVAPPASTAGFCDFLTAGATFSTDSGYLAIPNPYTGSFDGMGKFQQPWQINVGALIKYDISPRVTANLTLTNILNYCWGGTNTAWSSQFKPGSIVCGYGSSNGTYVGANSSQPGYGSGFYYGTSANGATNGSPNYPAAYNYPFAPLSGALPFQAYLELQIKL
- a CDS encoding thiolase family protein is translated as MMDSKTVVVGMARTPFGRLSGGLGSLEATTLGAAALVAAIERSGVDPAEIEHLVFGQVLQAGAGQNPARQVGFKSGLAKTVTAETVNKVCASGLLAVVNAARLINEGSNSLAGAGGMESMTNAPYLLKDARTGYRFGDGRLIDAMIHDGLWDYYFPMTMAAQGTKVANELGVTREEQDRFAHESHRRATEAQNTGELSDEIVPLRVATKAKGKIVVDKLPEPARARVPVAAGSSNGAADAVWEHQPSKEFTLNYGEWAPFVTGDVPSTTVDRDESVRADANLEAMAKLKPIDKDGTITAANAPGVNDGAAALVLASSEYAKSHWHSALATILDHATVAWDSPYIALTPAMAASKLLAKTGLRKEQIDVWEINEAFSAVALVSAKRLGLDPENINRFGGAVAMGHPIGASGARLIGTVINQLRKRGGGYGIAAICSGGGQGDAVLIRVD
- the sucC gene encoding ADP-forming succinate--CoA ligase subunit beta, producing the protein MNLMEHQGKELFRRAGIPVPRGQHATTADDAGNFVKTNAGEWVIKAQVLMGGRGKAGKVKFAKNAAEAKTVAHDIMATPMPPNRQNPKGEPVNSILVEEKLPIAKEAYCAIAIDRTTKRPVMMVSRFGGMDIEEVSEKHPESIAKFFIDTAIGYSPFIGRDLAFKAELDPGYRKAFPAIAGGIYDLFFRYGAKLIEINPLVLTTDGRVFASDSKVELDDDALFKNPEFKKWEETLPLDEDEQLAAEAGLGTRNFRRFDGNIGTIANGAGLAMATMDAVKNAGGNFANFLDVGGGANAERVRKCYELVVNHTGAKVIFINIFGGITRCDEVAKGIVEAIDTTKSRKVPLVIRLTGTNEEEGRRILAEAKMTPVETMDEGAARAVELANA
- a CDS encoding cation diffusion facilitator family transporter, with amino-acid sequence MPRTRLMCALALVAIVAAVEFWGGFRAGSLALLADGVHVCMDVFAIGIALAALTGAARPANLRKTFGYGRLEILGALANGTLLLAATFFIIYEAIHRFFVPYHPQGTLMAAVAGFGFVVNAFVGLLLMRDRAENLNVQAAIFHVCGDALGALAVIAGGAAIALTGAAWIDPALTLFVAAIIVVGVVRIVRDAADILLEATPRGMSIEDVRDSLAPVPGIVAVHDLHVWTIGTGDRALSAHILVDDRRVSEATAIAREIDGLLRARYGITHVTLQFECESCGPDERVVCTQPRGTASEPARMR
- the sucD gene encoding succinate--CoA ligase subunit alpha produces the protein MSIFLDKNTKVIVQGITGSEGSYHAGRMLEYGTNILGGVTPGKGGQKSEHGLPVFDTVRDAVDATGATHTCIFVPPPFAADALFEAYDAGITFAVCITEGIPVHDVLKVVATTPGMRIIGPNCPGLISPGKSLIGIMPGHVFKEGNVGLVSRSGTLTYEVVDLLTRAGFGQSTCVGIGGDPIIGTTFVDCLREFANDRQTEALVLCGEIGGSDEEDAAAFIKEHMSQMPVVAFVGGRNAPPGKSLGHAGAIISGAFGTAQSKIAAFEAAGVPVADRPSAIPGLLAQRMPAAV